A single window of Gossypium hirsutum isolate 1008001.06 chromosome A10, Gossypium_hirsutum_v2.1, whole genome shotgun sequence DNA harbors:
- the LOC107896999 gene encoding BI1-like protein yields the protein MYRYERVSSTSVSKADKVDLESGDTLYPGLSYGENQLRWGFIRKVYGIVAAQLVLTTVVSAFVVFSAPVNELLRGNSGILLFLCLVPFILLWPLHVYHQKHPVNLIILGLFTVSLSLTVGVSCANTDGRIVLEALILTACVVASLTGYTFWASKKGKDFSFLGPILFTSLIILILSGLIQMFFPLGSTSTAVYGGISALIFCGYIVYDTDNLIKRFTYDDYILASATLYLDILNLFISILRVLRSGDN from the exons ATGTACAGATACGAGCGTGTGAGCAGCACGAGTGTCAGTAAGGCGGATAAGGTAGATCTAGAGTCAGGAGACACTCTGTACCCGGGACTCAGCTACGGTGAGAACCAGCTCCGATGGGGCTTTATCCGAAAGGTTTACGGCATCGTTGCGGCACAGCTAGTGTTAACCACCGTGGTCTCCGCCTTTGTGGTGTTCTCGGCTCCGGTCAACGAGCTCCTCCGTGGAAACTCTGGcatcttgctcttcctctgtttAGTCCCTTTCATCT TGTTGTGGCCCTTGCACGTCTATCACCAAAAACACCCCGTAAATCTGATCATCCTCGGCCTCTTCACCGTGTCTCTGAGTCTCACAGTTGGTGTGAGCTGCGCCAACACTGACG GAAGAATTGTGCTTGAAGCACTAATTTTGACAGCATGTGTGGTTGCATCTCTTACTGGCTACACTTTCTGGGCATCTAAGAAGGGCAAGGACTTCAGCTTTCTTGGGCCAATTTTGTTCACCAGCCTTATTATTCTCATCTTAAGTGGTCTAATCCAG ATGTTCTTCCCACTTGGCTCAACGTCGACTGCTGTCTATGGCGGCATTAGTGCCTTGATTTTCTGTGGATACATAGTCTATGACACCGACAACCTGATCAAGCGCTTCACATACGATGATTACATATTGGCCTCTGCCACTCTCTATTTGGACATCTTGAACTTGTTCATTTCCATTTTGCGGGTGCTGAGATCAGGCGACAACTAG